One stretch of Paraburkholderia fungorum DNA includes these proteins:
- the secE gene encoding preprotein translocase subunit SecE, whose amino-acid sequence MANPSVETVNTSGDKLMLVAGVLLVLAGFVGFFWLNGQEWYVRGAALAVGAIAGVAVGLLSAPGKGFIAFAKDSYKEVRKVVWPTRKEATQTTLVVFGFVFVMAIFLWVSDKSIEWAIFSVILGWK is encoded by the coding sequence ATGGCGAATCCTTCCGTCGAAACTGTAAATACATCCGGCGACAAGCTGATGCTCGTCGCGGGCGTATTGTTGGTCTTGGCCGGGTTCGTGGGGTTCTTCTGGCTTAACGGTCAGGAATGGTACGTCCGCGGAGCTGCCTTGGCTGTTGGTGCTATCGCGGGTGTTGCAGTCGGTCTCCTCTCCGCGCCTGGCAAGGGTTTCATCGCTTTCGCCAAAGACTCGTACAAAGAAGTTCGCAAGGTTGTTTGGCCAACTCGTAAAGAGGCCACCCAAACAACGCTAGTAGTGTTCGGCTTCGTGTTTGTCATGGCAATCTTTCTTTGGGTTAGTGATAAATCCATCGAATGGGCGATTTTCTCGGTGATTCTGGGTTGGAAATGA
- the tuf gene encoding elongation factor Tu codes for MAKGKFERTKPHVNVGTIGHVDHGKTTLTAAITTVLTKKFGGEAKAYDQIDAAPEEKARGITINTAHVEYETANRHYAHVDCPGHADYVKNMITGAAQMDGAILVCSAADGPMPQTREHILLARQVGVPYIIVFLNKCDMVDDAELLELVEMEVRELLSKYDFPGDDTPIIKGSAKLALEGDAGELGEVAIMNLADALDTYIPTPERAVDGAFLMPVEDVFSISGRGTVVTGRVERGIVKVGEEIEIVGIKPTVKTTCTGVEMFRKLLDQGQAGDNVGILLRGTKREDVERGQVLAKPGSINPHTHFTAEVYVLSKDEGGRHTPFFNNYRPQFYFRTTDVTGSIELPKDKEMVMPGDNVSITVKLINPIAMEEGLRFAIREGGRTVGAGVVAKILE; via the coding sequence ATGGCCAAGGGTAAGTTTGAGCGGACCAAGCCGCACGTGAACGTCGGCACGATCGGTCACGTTGACCACGGCAAGACCACGCTGACGGCAGCGATCACGACGGTTCTGACCAAGAAGTTTGGCGGCGAAGCAAAGGCATACGACCAGATCGACGCGGCGCCGGAAGAAAAGGCACGTGGTATCACGATCAACACGGCACACGTCGAGTACGAAACGGCTAACCGCCACTACGCACACGTTGACTGCCCGGGCCACGCTGACTATGTGAAGAACATGATCACGGGCGCAGCGCAGATGGACGGCGCGATCCTGGTGTGTTCGGCTGCAGACGGCCCGATGCCGCAAACGCGCGAGCACATCCTGCTGGCCCGTCAGGTTGGCGTTCCGTACATCATCGTGTTCCTGAACAAGTGCGACATGGTGGACGACGCTGAGCTGCTGGAACTCGTCGAAATGGAAGTTCGCGAACTTCTGTCGAAGTACGACTTCCCGGGCGACGACACGCCGATCATCAAGGGTTCGGCCAAGCTGGCGCTGGAAGGCGATGCGGGCGAGCTGGGCGAAGTGGCGATCATGAATCTGGCCGACGCGCTGGACACGTACATCCCGACGCCGGAGCGCGCAGTTGACGGTGCGTTCCTGATGCCGGTGGAAGACGTGTTCTCGATCTCGGGTCGTGGCACGGTGGTGACGGGTCGCGTTGAGCGCGGCATCGTCAAGGTCGGCGAAGAAATCGAAATCGTCGGTATCAAGCCGACGGTGAAGACGACCTGCACGGGCGTGGAAATGTTCCGCAAGCTGCTCGACCAGGGTCAGGCAGGCGACAACGTTGGTATCCTGCTGCGCGGCACGAAGCGTGAAGACGTGGAGCGTGGCCAGGTTCTGGCGAAGCCGGGTTCGATCAACCCGCACACGCACTTCACGGCTGAAGTGTACGTGCTGAGCAAGGACGAAGGCGGTCGTCATACGCCGTTCTTCAACAACTACCGTCCGCAGTTCTACTTCCGTACGACGGACGTGACGGGCTCGATCGAGCTGCCGAAGGACAAGGAAATGGTCATGCCGGGCGACAACGTGTCGATCACGGTGAAGCTGATCAACCCGATCGCGATGGAAGAAGGTCTGCGTTTCGCAATTCGCGAAGGCGGCCGTACGGTCGGCGCTGGTGTGGTTGCAAAGATCCTCGAGTAA
- the nusG gene encoding transcription termination/antitermination protein NusG, whose protein sequence is MSDTPASPSGKRWYVVHAYSGMEKSVQRALQERIERAGMQDQFGQILVPTEEVVEVKGGHKSVTERRFFPGYVLVEMEMTDETWHLVKNTAKVTGFVGGARNRPSPISPREVEKIMSQMQEGVEKPRPKTLFEVGEMVRVKDGPFTDFNGSVEEVNYEKSRVRVSVTIFGRATPVELEFGQVEKL, encoded by the coding sequence ATGAGCGATACTCCGGCGTCCCCGAGCGGCAAGCGTTGGTATGTGGTGCACGCCTACTCCGGCATGGAGAAGAGCGTGCAACGTGCGCTTCAGGAGCGCATTGAACGTGCTGGCATGCAGGACCAGTTTGGTCAAATCCTTGTTCCGACTGAAGAAGTGGTTGAGGTCAAGGGCGGTCACAAATCTGTGACCGAACGTCGTTTCTTCCCTGGCTACGTGCTGGTGGAAATGGAAATGACGGACGAAACGTGGCATCTCGTGAAAAACACGGCTAAGGTGACTGGTTTCGTCGGCGGTGCGCGTAATCGCCCGAGCCCGATTTCCCCGCGGGAAGTCGAAAAAATCATGTCGCAAATGCAGGAAGGCGTGGAAAAGCCGCGTCCGAAGACCCTGTTTGAAGTTGGCGAGATGGTTCGAGTGAAGGATGGTCCTTTCACGGATTTCAACGGCAGCGTCGAAGAAGTGAACTACGAAAAGTCGCGCGTGCGTGTTTCCGTTACAATCTTCGGCCGCGCAACGCCGGTCGAGCTGGAATTCGGCCAAGTCGAAAAGTTGTAA